In the genome of Armatimonadota bacterium, one region contains:
- the asnB gene encoding asparagine synthase (glutamine-hydrolyzing) encodes MCGIAGYVRTKGSPVAAGWARNAECTLEHRGPDDSCHAVWSGSGLAIGRIGEVPPDGLAGLVHRRLSIIDLSPLGRQPMVSPEARFVSAFNGEIYNYREIRARLEARGERFQSQSDSEVLLRSFSLDGPSSLDEAVGMYALAVLDLSEKTLFLARDPAGIKPLYWVQTDAGFAFASEPAVLLEWPGVGRGADPQGLVDYLRFGFTDHRDTGLFADVNQLRAGSHMSVELETCRVRPSVRTFTFAPRAPFEGCREQAATALKDVLCESVDLHLRADVPVATCLSGGIDSSTIAMLMRHVGGPQTEIHSFSHLARGTAFDEERYMDMVNEACGAVPHKVQSTPEDLSRDLPRLIRCQQEPFSTTSIYAQYRVMEALRQAGLKVTLDGQGADELFGGYSFHIGARIGSLVRQGRLGAAFTLARQADGNAGLTTKRHWSNAMDYVLPAGFRSFARNAAGKSLVPAWLDTDWCDRHGVAPDPYRTAGGTQTLKTALTRGLEGPGLTHLLRYEDRNSMAFGVESRVPFVSRPVIEFALSLPEEFLIGPQGETKTLLRQAMRGIVPDAVLDRRDKVAFQTPEDEWMKALAPWIDETLNSDAARRAGPLKADAALAHWNRVRSGEAAYGPAVWRWANLIEWIRAFDVCVP; translated from the coding sequence ATGTGCGGGATCGCCGGTTACGTCCGAACAAAAGGTTCTCCGGTCGCAGCGGGCTGGGCTCGGAACGCGGAATGTACGCTCGAACACCGTGGTCCTGACGACTCGTGCCACGCTGTTTGGAGCGGTTCCGGACTCGCGATCGGTCGGATCGGCGAGGTTCCGCCGGACGGTCTCGCAGGCCTCGTCCACCGTCGGCTCTCGATCATCGACCTGTCCCCGTTGGGGCGGCAGCCCATGGTCTCGCCAGAAGCACGTTTTGTATCAGCCTTTAACGGAGAGATCTACAACTATCGGGAGATTCGGGCCCGTCTCGAGGCTCGAGGCGAGAGGTTCCAAAGCCAGTCAGATTCCGAAGTGCTCTTGCGTTCGTTCTCCCTGGACGGACCGTCGAGCCTGGACGAAGCGGTCGGCATGTACGCGCTGGCCGTCCTGGACCTTTCGGAGAAGACGCTGTTCCTCGCAAGGGACCCCGCCGGCATCAAGCCTCTCTATTGGGTGCAGACCGATGCCGGATTCGCGTTCGCTAGCGAGCCGGCCGTCCTTCTGGAGTGGCCTGGCGTCGGGCGAGGTGCCGATCCGCAAGGCTTGGTCGACTATCTGCGGTTCGGCTTCACCGACCACCGGGACACCGGTCTCTTCGCGGATGTGAACCAGCTCCGGGCGGGGTCGCACATGTCGGTCGAACTGGAAACGTGCCGGGTCAGGCCGTCTGTCCGGACCTTCACGTTCGCACCCAGGGCCCCGTTCGAAGGGTGCCGGGAGCAAGCGGCGACGGCGCTGAAGGACGTCCTTTGCGAGAGCGTCGACCTCCACCTTCGGGCCGACGTCCCCGTCGCGACCTGCCTGTCCGGAGGTATCGACTCGTCGACGATCGCCATGTTGATGCGGCACGTCGGCGGGCCGCAGACGGAGATCCATAGCTTCAGTCACTTGGCGCGAGGGACCGCGTTCGACGAAGAGCGCTACATGGACATGGTCAACGAGGCGTGCGGCGCCGTCCCCCATAAGGTTCAAAGCACGCCCGAAGACCTTTCCCGGGACCTTCCGCGCCTTATCCGCTGCCAGCAAGAACCGTTCTCGACGACCAGCATCTATGCCCAGTACAGGGTCATGGAAGCCCTTCGGCAGGCCGGGCTCAAGGTGACGCTGGACGGTCAAGGCGCCGACGAGCTCTTCGGAGGGTACAGCTTCCACATCGGGGCACGGATCGGTTCGCTTGTCCGACAAGGGCGGCTGGGCGCAGCCTTCACCTTGGCCCGTCAGGCCGACGGCAACGCAGGCCTCACGACGAAGCGTCATTGGTCGAACGCCATGGACTATGTGCTTCCGGCCGGATTCAGGTCGTTCGCAAGGAACGCGGCAGGGAAGAGCCTGGTCCCGGCGTGGCTCGATACGGACTGGTGCGACCGTCACGGCGTCGCCCCCGACCCGTACCGGACGGCGGGCGGGACCCAGACGTTGAAAACGGCCCTGACCCGCGGCTTGGAGGGTCCAGGGCTGACCCACTTGCTGCGCTATGAAGACCGGAACTCGATGGCGTTCGGCGTGGAGAGCCGCGTCCCGTTCGTCAGTCGGCCCGTCATCGAATTCGCGTTGTCGCTGCCCGAGGAGTTTCTTATCGGGCCGCAAGGCGAGACCAAAACGCTTCTAAGGCAAGCGATGAGGGGGATCGTGCCGGACGCGGTCCTCGACCGCCGAGACAAAGTCGCGTTCCAGACTCCCGAGGACGAATGGATGAAAGCGCTGGCGCCTTGGATCGACGAAACGTTGAACTCTGACGCGGCCCGCCGAGCCGGGCCCCTTAAGGCCGACGCCGCCCTGGCGCACTGGAACCGGGTCCGGTCCGGGGAGGCCGCCTATGGGCCCGCGGTCTGGCGTTGGGCGAACCTGATCGAGTGGATCCGGGCCTTCGACGTCTGCGTCCCTTGA
- a CDS encoding VOC family protein produces the protein MSKHAAPFNVSHFAVNAHDVDRAADFYGSVFGWTCQPWGPPGFFLITTGDGIHGALQGVQDHPVPTRVGAFECTVSVDDVDRVLAEIEAKGGTVQSGKVTIPGVGDIARVIDPEGNVFCIAKYSD, from the coding sequence GTGTCGAAACACGCCGCTCCCTTCAACGTTTCCCATTTCGCCGTGAACGCCCATGACGTCGACCGCGCCGCCGACTTCTACGGTAGCGTGTTCGGTTGGACGTGCCAGCCGTGGGGCCCTCCCGGCTTCTTCCTGATCACGACCGGCGACGGGATCCATGGCGCGCTTCAGGGCGTCCAGGACCACCCTGTCCCGACGCGGGTCGGGGCCTTCGAGTGCACCGTATCGGTCGACGACGTGGACCGCGTCCTCGCTGAAATCGAGGCCAAGGGAGGGACGGTCCAGTCCGGGAAGGTCACGATCCCCGGGGTCGGTGACATCGCCCGCGTCATCGACCCCGAGGGGAACGTGTTCTGCATCGCCAAGTACAGCGACTGA